Proteins encoded in a region of the Geobacillus genomosp. 3 genome:
- a CDS encoding STAS domain-containing protein — protein sequence MEMRQGAICTLTWTEDITLNNVESFRQALEQLLTERADQLIVNMEAVSYINSAGLGMIADSVMAARARQKELVVAGVKGSLAEIFHIVKFSSFIKLFATEKEAIDYFSGE from the coding sequence ATGGAGATGAGACAAGGGGCAATTTGCACACTGACATGGACGGAAGATATTACATTAAATAATGTTGAATCGTTCCGTCAAGCGCTTGAACAGCTGTTGACCGAACGGGCTGACCAGTTGATCGTGAACATGGAGGCGGTCAGCTACATCAACAGCGCCGGACTTGGCATGATCGCCGACAGTGTGATGGCAGCCAGAGCCCGGCAAAAAGAGCTGGTCGTTGCCGGGGTAAAAGGGTCGCTCGCGGAAATTTTTCATATTGTCAAATTTTCTTCGTTTATCAAATTATTTGCTACAGAGAAGGAAGCGATCGATTATTTCAGCGGAGAATGA
- a CDS encoding LuxR family transcriptional regulator — MCFRRVEGKLTINKLLQYVQDAYAALTELSMIIVDHDGNPVTKVSNITELAELVLFVAKKGSLSFFCPREPAVDGWQRPVVVPVGHLGVKSIIAPVVVDGKAEYWIWAGAFVEEETKWLICEQPLSDAREWASAIEQANALPAWAVEAKLGEIEKMAAICGELICSERRKQKYNEYGQLLKAAVTDRSALNGVDKLLHQLRKMDERLDMALYIGKHRQGWLVTATSGEKAGQLYGKAVDELFPPLSSPEMSRYPAYFQDAALDPRFSFLVRHGIRPKAMVVYPAMYEEKLEGWVIVGSETASSLPDTIKPLGAVLVQHWHLLAKCETANMKMNRHFMRLAMLMEIGRAMRVVQKEEEIVRMMAEFAIELAYGDFVCAIWCGDGKAVTVHEGEISAKMLSCYRDDVLRRYSRGIAQSAKSHVPTLRQVGDKTVMEVPFFSRDGHFGVLAVHLKETDEAKEAEVYMTALVSVGMMMMNSAAQAKDGQTANVQMLSEQLTAREMDVLELLVQGCSNREISERLFISVHTVKNHITNIFQKIGVNDRSQLIALVYQLSHRRQRH, encoded by the coding sequence ATGTGTTTTAGGAGAGTTGAGGGCAAATTGACGATCAATAAACTATTGCAATATGTCCAAGACGCATATGCGGCATTAACGGAGTTAAGCATGATTATCGTGGATCATGACGGCAATCCGGTCACAAAAGTATCGAACATCACCGAGCTGGCGGAGCTCGTTTTATTTGTCGCGAAAAAGGGATCCCTATCGTTTTTTTGCCCTCGGGAGCCGGCGGTTGACGGGTGGCAGCGGCCGGTTGTTGTTCCCGTTGGGCATTTAGGAGTGAAAAGCATCATTGCCCCTGTGGTTGTCGATGGAAAGGCAGAATATTGGATTTGGGCGGGTGCGTTTGTTGAGGAAGAAACGAAATGGTTGATTTGCGAACAGCCACTTTCCGATGCCCGCGAGTGGGCGTCAGCCATTGAACAGGCGAACGCACTGCCGGCTTGGGCGGTCGAGGCTAAGCTCGGCGAAATCGAAAAGATGGCAGCCATATGCGGAGAATTGATCTGCAGTGAGCGCCGTAAGCAGAAATACAATGAGTACGGACAGCTACTTAAAGCGGCGGTAACCGATCGTTCTGCCCTAAATGGCGTAGATAAGCTGCTTCACCAGCTGCGCAAGATGGACGAACGCCTCGATATGGCGTTGTATATCGGAAAGCACCGGCAAGGATGGCTGGTGACGGCAACGAGCGGTGAAAAAGCCGGACAGCTATACGGCAAAGCGGTCGACGAACTGTTTCCGCCGCTTTCCTCCCCCGAGATGTCGCGCTATCCTGCCTATTTTCAAGATGCTGCACTAGATCCGCGTTTTTCGTTTTTGGTTCGTCATGGCATCCGCCCGAAGGCGATGGTCGTGTATCCGGCGATGTATGAAGAAAAACTGGAAGGGTGGGTGATTGTTGGAAGTGAGACCGCTTCCTCCCTGCCAGACACGATCAAGCCGCTTGGCGCCGTGCTTGTTCAACATTGGCATTTGCTTGCCAAATGTGAGACTGCTAATATGAAAATGAACCGTCATTTCATGCGTTTGGCGATGCTAATGGAAATTGGCCGGGCGATGCGTGTGGTGCAAAAAGAAGAAGAAATCGTCCGTATGATGGCCGAATTCGCGATCGAGCTTGCCTACGGCGACTTCGTTTGCGCCATATGGTGCGGAGATGGCAAGGCCGTCACCGTTCATGAAGGGGAAATTTCCGCCAAGATGTTGTCTTGTTACCGGGATGACGTGCTCCGCCGCTATAGCCGGGGTATTGCACAGTCGGCGAAAAGCCACGTTCCCACATTGCGTCAAGTAGGAGACAAAACAGTGATGGAAGTGCCGTTTTTTTCCCGCGACGGCCACTTTGGCGTTCTTGCCGTCCATTTAAAGGAAACGGACGAAGCGAAAGAGGCGGAAGTGTACATGACAGCGCTAGTGTCTGTTGGAATGATGATGATGAATAGCGCGGCTCAAGCCAAGGACGGACAGACGGCTAATGTTCAAATGTTGTCCGAACAGTTGACGGCTCGGGAGATGGATGTGTTGGAACTGCTCGTCCAAGGCTGCAGCAACCGCGAAATTTCAGAACGGCTGTTCATTAGTGTTCATACAGTGAAAAATCATATCACGAATATTTTTCAAAAGATCGGAGTCAATGACCGTTCACAGCTTATTGCTCTTGTGTATCAGTTAAGTCACCGTCGGCAGCGTCATTAG
- a CDS encoding ATP-binding protein produces MKHVIMIRTMTIMKTADILKAMDITEQLANEVGFLPRDCLFLRLATEEACMNAYEYCQKTRRLPFKIFWKMDTARFTIIVKQRGGCFSAVKTDGVNTGPRGRGLQLIAHIVDNVYVKRAGNNVLLCMCKCKENE; encoded by the coding sequence ATGAAGCATGTCATCATGATCCGAACAATGACGATCATGAAAACAGCAGATATTTTAAAAGCGATGGACATTACTGAACAGCTGGCAAACGAGGTAGGGTTTTTGCCACGCGACTGCCTCTTTCTTCGCTTGGCGACGGAGGAAGCGTGTATGAATGCGTATGAATATTGTCAAAAAACAAGAAGATTACCGTTTAAAATATTTTGGAAAATGGATACAGCCCGGTTCACGATTATTGTCAAGCAGCGAGGAGGGTGTTTTTCCGCCGTCAAAACCGATGGCGTTAACACCGGGCCGCGCGGCAGAGGGTTGCAACTGATCGCTCACATTGTCGACAATGTATACGTGAAACGAGCGGGAAATAACGTCTTGCTTTGCATGTGTAAATGTAAAGAAAATGAGTGA